A single Anopheles maculipalpis chromosome 3RL, idAnoMacuDA_375_x, whole genome shotgun sequence DNA region contains:
- the LOC126562245 gene encoding protein henna isoform X3, producing MYARQESQGPTLKEGGSYIMEGHDAAEAKNVCLIFSPEMEEAGALAKMLKIFDDHRVNLLHIESRSSTRGPGYEFMVECDGKRGTLGPAIEAIREKSNYFNIISRDYKDNEATVPWFPRRIRDLDRFANQILSYGAELDSDHPGFTDEKYRQRRKYFADIAFNYKHGQPLPHVDYTEEETKTWREVFRNLTKLYPTHACREHNHVFPLLIENCGYREDNIPQLEDVSNFLKDCTGFTLRPVAGLLSSRDFLAGLAFRVFHSTQYIRHPSKPLYTPEPDVCHELLGHAPLFADPSFAQFSQEIGLASLGAPDEFVEKLATCFWFTVEYGMCRQNGELKAYGAGLLSSFGELQYCLTDKPELREFDPAKTCEQKYPITEYQPVYFVSDSFEDAIQKMINYANTIPRPFGVRYDPYTQSIEILDSVPQISNLMRNIHNEFEVLQNAFKKL from the exons ATGTACGCACGACAGGAATCACAGGGG CCCACCCTTAAGGAAGGCGGTTCCTACATCATGGAAGGACACGATGCAGCGGAGGCGAAGAACGTGTGTCTCATCTTCTCGCCCGAAATGGAGGAAGCAGGAGCGTTGGCGAAGATGCTCAAGATATTCGATGATCATCGCGTGAATCTACTGCACATCGAGTCGCGATCGTCCACCCGTGGACCGGGCTACGAGTTTATGGTGGAGTGTGATGGAAAGCGGGGAACGCTCGGTCCAGCCATTGAGGCGATTCGTGAGAAGAGTAACTACTTCAACATTATCTCTCGAGACTACAAGGATAATGAAG CAACTGTCCCCTGGTTCCCGAGACGTATTCGTGATCTGGATCGGTTCGCCAATCAGATCCTTTCGTACGGTGCCGAACTTGATTCTGACCATCCCGGATTTACGGACGAAAAGTACCGCCAGCGTCGCAAGTACTTTGCCGACATTGCGTTCAACTACAAGCACGGCCAACCGTTACCGCACGTGGACTACACGGAAGAGGAAACCAAAACGTGGCGTGAGGTGTTCCGGAATCTTACCAAACTATACCCAACGCATGCCTGCCGGGAACACAATCACGTCTTTCCACTGCTGATCGAGAACTGTGGATATCGTGAGGATAACATCCCGCAGCTGGAGGATGTCTCTAACTTCCTGAAGGATTGTACCGGCTTTACGTTGCGCCCGGTTGCGGGTTTACTTTCATCGCGCGATTTCTTGGCTGGATTGGCGTTCCGTGTGTTCCACTCGACGCAGTACATTCGCCATCCGAGCAAGCCGCTGTATACCCCCGAGCCGGATGTATGTCACGAGCTGCTGGGACATGCACCACTCTTTGCTGATCCTTCGTTCGCACAGTTCTCGCAGGAGATCGGATTAGCGTCGCTGGGAGCTCCGGATGAGTTTGTTGAGAAGTTGGCCACG TGCTTCTGGTTTACGGTCGAGTACGGTATGTGTCGACAGAATGGTGAGCTGAAGGCGTACGGTGCCGGTTTACTGTCCTCCTTCGGTGAGCTCCAGTACTGTCTCACGGATAAGCCGGAGCTGCGCGAGTTCGATCCGGCCAAAACATGCGAGCAAAAGTATCCGATCACGGAATATCAGCCGGTGTACTTCGTGTCCGATAGCTTCGAGGATGCGATCCAGAAGATGATTAACTACGCCAACACGATTCCCCGCCCGTTCGGCGTCCGGTACGATCCGTACACGCAGAGCATTGAGATTCTGGACTCGGTGCCCCAAATTTCCAACCTAATGCGCAACATACACAACGAGTTCGAGGTGTTGCAGAATGCGTTTAAGAAGCTGTAA
- the LOC126562245 gene encoding protein henna isoform X2: MYRLQQELDKPTLKEGGSYIMEGHDAAEAKNVCLIFSPEMEEAGALAKMLKIFDDHRVNLLHIESRSSTRGPGYEFMVECDGKRGTLGPAIEAIREKSNYFNIISRDYKDNEATVPWFPRRIRDLDRFANQILSYGAELDSDHPGFTDEKYRQRRKYFADIAFNYKHGQPLPHVDYTEEETKTWREVFRNLTKLYPTHACREHNHVFPLLIENCGYREDNIPQLEDVSNFLKDCTGFTLRPVAGLLSSRDFLAGLAFRVFHSTQYIRHPSKPLYTPEPDVCHELLGHAPLFADPSFAQFSQEIGLASLGAPDEFVEKLATCFWFTVEYGMCRQNGELKAYGAGLLSSFGELQYCLTDKPELREFDPAKTCEQKYPITEYQPVYFVSDSFEDAIQKMINYANTIPRPFGVRYDPYTQSIEILDSVPQISNLMRNIHNEFEVLQNAFKKL, from the exons ATGTACCGATTGCAACAAGAGCTGGATAAG CCCACCCTTAAGGAAGGCGGTTCCTACATCATGGAAGGACACGATGCAGCGGAGGCGAAGAACGTGTGTCTCATCTTCTCGCCCGAAATGGAGGAAGCAGGAGCGTTGGCGAAGATGCTCAAGATATTCGATGATCATCGCGTGAATCTACTGCACATCGAGTCGCGATCGTCCACCCGTGGACCGGGCTACGAGTTTATGGTGGAGTGTGATGGAAAGCGGGGAACGCTCGGTCCAGCCATTGAGGCGATTCGTGAGAAGAGTAACTACTTCAACATTATCTCTCGAGACTACAAGGATAATGAAG CAACTGTCCCCTGGTTCCCGAGACGTATTCGTGATCTGGATCGGTTCGCCAATCAGATCCTTTCGTACGGTGCCGAACTTGATTCTGACCATCCCGGATTTACGGACGAAAAGTACCGCCAGCGTCGCAAGTACTTTGCCGACATTGCGTTCAACTACAAGCACGGCCAACCGTTACCGCACGTGGACTACACGGAAGAGGAAACCAAAACGTGGCGTGAGGTGTTCCGGAATCTTACCAAACTATACCCAACGCATGCCTGCCGGGAACACAATCACGTCTTTCCACTGCTGATCGAGAACTGTGGATATCGTGAGGATAACATCCCGCAGCTGGAGGATGTCTCTAACTTCCTGAAGGATTGTACCGGCTTTACGTTGCGCCCGGTTGCGGGTTTACTTTCATCGCGCGATTTCTTGGCTGGATTGGCGTTCCGTGTGTTCCACTCGACGCAGTACATTCGCCATCCGAGCAAGCCGCTGTATACCCCCGAGCCGGATGTATGTCACGAGCTGCTGGGACATGCACCACTCTTTGCTGATCCTTCGTTCGCACAGTTCTCGCAGGAGATCGGATTAGCGTCGCTGGGAGCTCCGGATGAGTTTGTTGAGAAGTTGGCCACG TGCTTCTGGTTTACGGTCGAGTACGGTATGTGTCGACAGAATGGTGAGCTGAAGGCGTACGGTGCCGGTTTACTGTCCTCCTTCGGTGAGCTCCAGTACTGTCTCACGGATAAGCCGGAGCTGCGCGAGTTCGATCCGGCCAAAACATGCGAGCAAAAGTATCCGATCACGGAATATCAGCCGGTGTACTTCGTGTCCGATAGCTTCGAGGATGCGATCCAGAAGATGATTAACTACGCCAACACGATTCCCCGCCCGTTCGGCGTCCGGTACGATCCGTACACGCAGAGCATTGAGATTCTGGACTCGGTGCCCCAAATTTCCAACCTAATGCGCAACATACACAACGAGTTCGAGGTGTTGCAGAATGCGTTTAAGAAGCTGTAA
- the LOC126561598 gene encoding circadian locomoter output cycles protein kaput: MDEDPDDKDDTKRKSRNLSEKKRRDQFNLLVNELSSMVSSNSRKMDKSTVLKSTIAFLKSHNEIAVRSRVHEIQTDWKPSFLSNEEFTHLILEALDGFIIVFSSTGRVFYASESITSLLGHLPSDLLNMTVYDMVYEDDQNDLYNILLNPTTVVDPLQTGISRENQVTFSCYIKRGTVDYRADVSYEHVQFTGYFRSDVDTESLMTTSRFSGYTSDADSRLVFVGTGRLQTPQLIREMSIVDNTKSEFTSRHSLEWKFLFLDHRAPPIIGYLPFEVLGTSGYDYYHFDDLEKVVACHEALMQKGEGTSCYYRFLTKGQQWIWLQTRFYITYHQWNSKPEFVVCTHRVVSYADVMKQMRNQTAGDSKFSEDADSISVHGVERKFQQSSSQSLLATSPWSSKSSRTSRVAPTPGVSPTGLSNRGRHRYNTYHGPGSDSATSISTESHTSRQSLVTQHSRSRMRTSTFPSKVSSHGSQPDRNSMSHFLLQQPQHSQANVGHHLQPSQLQQQQQHHLQQQQHPLQHQQQLHQQSHPLLQQHQQQIQGHQAQQQHQQLQQQQQQQQQQPQHPAMVQNPPVVDVYPHQLQSQHPHQQTPQQQVHQQQQQQVASLQQQQSAVQQQQQQHQQLQQQQQQQQQQSIPQPSTTSAIRPPATIITPPVTQIITATGFIEPQQYLTAIPVQPVAGFTETAPGVLSPIQSTSPHGPYAVAHHPAVTGTGGVVLTPSQNQVQDQLQRKHEELQHLILQQQEELRRVQEQLLMARYGLLPSIVSLPFPPGTGNGSGPGPSVGPAERCNSGGSFLQAHHQAAHGNSFHHHHYHPASAQHPPSHSGAIHAQQSQHHGQQPQQLSQDQQQQQQQMCIAPPDQKPILHSDPEQLNFTDTGQGKLTEPNEMISYMQLTPVPLHHLQQHQSSQSSTSTPASSVLNQQQQQQQKHHHQQQQQLMQMGAPPDGGTGTSGNSNTSNTSNNMGLLQYQMAQEQAQILFTSGMEQQQGQQQQQPPATQQQHQGAGSSDAGSRTCPSQTSEM; this comes from the exons ATGGACGAAGATCCCGACGACAAGGATGATACGAAGCG AAAATCTCGTAATCTCAGCGAAAAGAAACGACGCGATCAGTTCAATCTGCTGGTTAACGAGCTTAGCTCGATGGTGTCGTCGAACAGCAGAAAGATGGACAAGTCCACCGTTCTTAAGTCGACGATTGCGTTCCTCAAGAGCCACAACGAGATCGCGGTCCGTTCGCGGGTGCACGAGATACAGACGGACTGGAAACCATCGTTTCTTTCGAATGAGGAGTTTACCCACCTGATCCTGGAAGCGCTGGATGGGTTCATCATCGTGTTCTCCTCTACGGGGAGAGTATTTTACGCATCTGAAAGTATTACCTCGCTGTTAGGGCATTTACCG AGTGACCTCCTGAATATGACCGTGTACGATATGGTGTATGAGGACGATCAGAACGATCTGTACAATATACTGCTAAATCCGACCACTGTAGTAGACCCACTGCAGACAGGCATTAGCCGGGAGAATCAGGTGACGTTTTCCTGCTACATCAAGCGAGGGACGGTGGATTACCGGGCGGATGTGTCGTACGAGCATGTACAGTTTACTGGGTACTTCC GAAGTGACGTTGACACGGAATCGCTCATGACGACGTCTCGGTTTAGTGGCTACACTAGCGATGCCGACTCTCGGCTCGTATTTGTCGGCACGGGACGGCTTCAGACACCGCAGCTGATTCGTGAAATGTCCATCGTAGACAACACGAAAAGTGAGTTCACCTCCCGCCACAGTCTCGAGTGGAAGTTCCTGTTTCTCGATCACCGTGCGCCACCCATCATCGGTTACCTCCCGTTTGAAGTGCTGGGAACTTCCGGGTATGACTATTATCATTTTGACGATCTGGAAAAGGTGGTGGCTTGTCATGAAGCAT TGATGCAGAAGGGTGAAGGTACGTCGTGCTACTATCGGTTTCTTACCAAGGGTCAGCAGTGGATCTGGTTGCAGACACGTTTCTACATCACCTACCATCAGTGGAACTCGAAGCCAGAGTTTGTGGTGTGTACGCATCGGGTCGTGAGCTACGCGGATGTGATGAAGCAGATGCGTAATCAGACGGCAGGTGATAGCAAGTTTTCGGAGGATGCGGACAGCATAAGTGTGCACGGCGTGGAGCGAAAGTTCCAACAGTCATCCTCGCAGAGTTTGCTGGCTACTTCGCCGTGGAGTTCAAAGAGTTCCCGAACGTCCCGGGTAGCTCCAACGCCCGGTGTTTCACCAACGGGACTCTCGAATCGGGGTAGACATCGGTACAACACGTACCATGGTCCGGGGTCAGATTCGGCCACATCCATTTCTACGGAATCTCACACCAGTCGCCAGTCGCTGGTAACGCAACATTCG CGTTCTCGTATGCGAACCAGCACGTTCCCATCGAAGGTATCATCACACGGTAGTCAACCGGATAGGAACTCTATGTCACACTTTCTACTACAGCAACCTCAGCATTCGCAGGCAAACGTTGGACATCATCTACAGCCATCGcaacttcaacaacaacagcaacatcatcttcagcagcaacagcatccactccagcatcagcaacaacttCATCAACAGTCACATCCACTGctacaacagcatcagcaacagatACAGGGACATCaagctcagcagcagcatcaacagctacaacagcagcagcaacagcaacaacaacaaccacaacatcCAGCGATGGTCCAAAACCCACCGGTAGTTGACGTTTACCCTCATCAACTTCAATCCCAGCATCCTCATCAACAGACGCCCCAACAGCAAGttcatcaacaacagcaacaacaggtaGCTTCCCTTCAACAACAGCAGTCAGcagtgcagcagcaacagcagcaacatcagcaactgcagcaacagcaacagcagcagcaacagcagtccATTCCACAGCCATCAACTACATCAGCGATACGACCTCCGGCCACAATCATTACTCCACCGGTAACGCAAATCATCACTGCAACCGGCTTCATCGAACCGCAACAGTATTTGACGGCCATACCGGTACAACCGGTGGCCGGCTTTACGGAAACCGCACCCGGTGTCCTTTCACCCATTCAGTCCACCTCCCCACACGGACCGTACGCTGTCGCTCATCATCCGGCCGTTACTGGGACGGGCGGTGTCGTCCTTACGCCAAGTCAAAATCAGGTGCAAGATCAGCTTCAACGAAAGCATGAAGAGCTACAGCATCTGATACTACAgcaacaggaagaattacGCCGCGTACAGGAGCAGCTACTGATGGCCCGCTATGGATTGCTACCATCGATCGTTTCTCTTCCATTCCCGCCTGGAACGGGCAATGGATCAGGACCCGGACCAAGTGTAGGACCGGCGGAGCGTTGTAATAGTGGCGGTTCGTTTCTACAGGCACATCACCAGGCAGCGCACGGGAACTCgtttcatcatcaccattacCATCCAGCTTCAGCACAGCATCCTCCTAGTCATTCGGGAGCGATACATGCACAACAGTCCCAGCATCACGGTCAGCAACCACAGCAGCTCTCCCaagatcaacagcagcagcaacagcaaatgtGCATAGCTCCACCAGATCAGAAACCAATTTTACATTCCGATCCGGAACAGCTCAACTTCACTGACACCGGACAGGGGAAGTTGACCGAACCGAATGAGATGATATCGTACATGCAGCTCACACCGGTACCACTGCATCACCTACAGCAACACCAATCAAGTCAATCCTCCACATCCACACCCGCCTCATCCGTCCtaaatcagcagcaacagcaacagcaaaaacaccaccatcaacaacaacaacagcttatGCAGATGGGTGCCCCACCGGACGGTGGTACCGGTACGAGTGGGAACAGCAACACTAGTAACACGAGCAACAACATGGGCTTGCTGCAGTATCAGATGGCGCAGGAACAGGCGCAAATTCTATTTACCTCTGGAATGGAACAGCAGCaaggccagcagcagcaacaaccaccggctactcaacagcagcaccagggAGCAGGCAGTTCCGATGCCGGATCACGAACCTGTCCATCGCAGACGAGTGAAATGTAA
- the LOC126562245 gene encoding protein henna isoform X1, with translation MMYRLQQELDKPTLKEGGSYIMEGHDAAEAKNVCLIFSPEMEEAGALAKMLKIFDDHRVNLLHIESRSSTRGPGYEFMVECDGKRGTLGPAIEAIREKSNYFNIISRDYKDNEATVPWFPRRIRDLDRFANQILSYGAELDSDHPGFTDEKYRQRRKYFADIAFNYKHGQPLPHVDYTEEETKTWREVFRNLTKLYPTHACREHNHVFPLLIENCGYREDNIPQLEDVSNFLKDCTGFTLRPVAGLLSSRDFLAGLAFRVFHSTQYIRHPSKPLYTPEPDVCHELLGHAPLFADPSFAQFSQEIGLASLGAPDEFVEKLATCFWFTVEYGMCRQNGELKAYGAGLLSSFGELQYCLTDKPELREFDPAKTCEQKYPITEYQPVYFVSDSFEDAIQKMINYANTIPRPFGVRYDPYTQSIEILDSVPQISNLMRNIHNEFEVLQNAFKKL, from the exons ATGTACCGATTGCAACAAGAGCTGGATAAG CCCACCCTTAAGGAAGGCGGTTCCTACATCATGGAAGGACACGATGCAGCGGAGGCGAAGAACGTGTGTCTCATCTTCTCGCCCGAAATGGAGGAAGCAGGAGCGTTGGCGAAGATGCTCAAGATATTCGATGATCATCGCGTGAATCTACTGCACATCGAGTCGCGATCGTCCACCCGTGGACCGGGCTACGAGTTTATGGTGGAGTGTGATGGAAAGCGGGGAACGCTCGGTCCAGCCATTGAGGCGATTCGTGAGAAGAGTAACTACTTCAACATTATCTCTCGAGACTACAAGGATAATGAAG CAACTGTCCCCTGGTTCCCGAGACGTATTCGTGATCTGGATCGGTTCGCCAATCAGATCCTTTCGTACGGTGCCGAACTTGATTCTGACCATCCCGGATTTACGGACGAAAAGTACCGCCAGCGTCGCAAGTACTTTGCCGACATTGCGTTCAACTACAAGCACGGCCAACCGTTACCGCACGTGGACTACACGGAAGAGGAAACCAAAACGTGGCGTGAGGTGTTCCGGAATCTTACCAAACTATACCCAACGCATGCCTGCCGGGAACACAATCACGTCTTTCCACTGCTGATCGAGAACTGTGGATATCGTGAGGATAACATCCCGCAGCTGGAGGATGTCTCTAACTTCCTGAAGGATTGTACCGGCTTTACGTTGCGCCCGGTTGCGGGTTTACTTTCATCGCGCGATTTCTTGGCTGGATTGGCGTTCCGTGTGTTCCACTCGACGCAGTACATTCGCCATCCGAGCAAGCCGCTGTATACCCCCGAGCCGGATGTATGTCACGAGCTGCTGGGACATGCACCACTCTTTGCTGATCCTTCGTTCGCACAGTTCTCGCAGGAGATCGGATTAGCGTCGCTGGGAGCTCCGGATGAGTTTGTTGAGAAGTTGGCCACG TGCTTCTGGTTTACGGTCGAGTACGGTATGTGTCGACAGAATGGTGAGCTGAAGGCGTACGGTGCCGGTTTACTGTCCTCCTTCGGTGAGCTCCAGTACTGTCTCACGGATAAGCCGGAGCTGCGCGAGTTCGATCCGGCCAAAACATGCGAGCAAAAGTATCCGATCACGGAATATCAGCCGGTGTACTTCGTGTCCGATAGCTTCGAGGATGCGATCCAGAAGATGATTAACTACGCCAACACGATTCCCCGCCCGTTCGGCGTCCGGTACGATCCGTACACGCAGAGCATTGAGATTCTGGACTCGGTGCCCCAAATTTCCAACCTAATGCGCAACATACACAACGAGTTCGAGGTGTTGCAGAATGCGTTTAAGAAGCTGTAA